The following are encoded in a window of Magnolia sinica isolate HGM2019 chromosome 11, MsV1, whole genome shotgun sequence genomic DNA:
- the LOC131218537 gene encoding hydroquinone glucosyltransferase-like, whose translation MDTTKCHVAIIPSPGVGQIIPLLEFAKRLVSLHGFHVSFFILTTDASTAQSQLIRSTSVPDGLHIIQLRQDSSSMTRISKVIRESIPLLRSAITDLANPTVLIVDIFGTDVFEIADDLRMLKYLFFTSSASLLALMMHLPTLDQEINGEYIDLPEPLQIPGCNPIRIDDLVDSLRDRRNERYRSFLHHAHRFRMAHGILINTCEDLEPKTISTLRENDTLMQNPTPRVYPVGPLIRSDRPFFHGPACLTWLDMHPPESVLFVAFGSGGTLSAKQITELAWGLELSQQRFIWVVRPPSGRDGPRNVRVSMDGSDDPLDYLPDGFLTRTRGVGLVVHTFGPQIEILGHISTAGFLTHCGWNSTMESIMHGVPMIVWPLYAEQRMNAAMLADDLKVAVRSEPLNGVVGREELERVVRLVIDGEEGKTMRARVKKLKDAALRALDEGGSSCNSLSHVVSEWKVNLQNMDENVQ comes from the coding sequence ATGGACACTACAAAGTGCCACGTGGCAATAATCCCTAGTCCTGGAGTGGGCCAGATCATTCCCCTCTTGGAATTTGCCAAGCGTCTGGTGTCTCTCCACGGCTTCCACGTCAGCTTCTTCATCCTAACCACCGATGCCTCAACGGCCCAATCCCAACTGATCCGATCAACGTCCGTTCCCGACGGTCTCCACATCATCCAGCTTCGGCAGGATTCGTCGTCAATGACCCGCATATCTAAGGTGATTAGAGAATCGATACCGTTGCTCCGGTCCGCAATTACTGACCTAGCGAATCCAACGGTCCTGATCGTCGACATCTTCGGCACAGATGTCTTCGAGATCGCCGATGATCTACGGATGCTCAAGTACCTGTTCTTCACATCATCTGCATCGTTGCTCGCGCTCATGATGCATCTGCCGACGCTGGATCAGGAAATCAACGGTGAGTACATCGATCTCCCCGAACCGCTGCAAATTCCTGGTTGCAATCCGATTCGGATCGACGACTTGGTTGATTCATTACGCGATCGGAGAAATGAACGGTACAGATCGTTCCTACACCATGCTCACAGGTTCCGAATGGCCCACGGTATTCTAATCAACACGTGCGAAGATCTGGAGCCGAAAACAATCAGCACGTTGAGAGAGAACGATACCCTAATGCAAAACCCCACCCCACGTGTGTATCCAGTGGGCCCACTAATAAGATCAGACCGTCCGTTTTTTCATGGACCGGCGTGTCTTACGTGGCTGGACATGCACCCACCTGAGTCTGTTCTGTTTGTAGCATTTGGAAGCGGTGGGACCCTATCAGCTAAGCAGATTACTGAGCTGGCATGGGGGTTGGAGCTGAGTCAGCAACGGTTTATCTGGGTGGTCCGTCCACCTAGCGGAAGGGATGGTCCACGGAATGTCAGGGTCTCGATGGACGGCTCTGATGATCCGTTGGACTACTTGCCAGATGGATTCCTGACTCGGACCCGGGGTGTTGGGCTCGTGGTCCACACGTTCGGCCCACAGATAGAGATACTAGGCCACATTTCAACGGCTGGATTTCTAACACATTGCGGATGGAATTCAACGATGGAGAGTATCATGCACGGTGTGCCCATGATCGTGTGGCCACTCTACGCTGAGCAGAGGATGAACGCTGCAATGCTGGCCGATGATCTAAAGGTGGCGGTCCGATCGGAACCGTTGAATGGAGTGGTTGGACGAGAGGAGTTAGAGAGGGTGGTGAGATTAGTGATTGACGGTGAAGAAGGGAAGACCATGCGGGCCAGGGTGAAAAAGCTCAAAGATGCTGCCTTGAGAGCTTTGGATGAAGGAGGCTCTTCTTGCAATTCCCTCTCTCATGTAGTCAGTGAATGGAAAGTGAATCTCCAAAACATGGATGAAAATGTACAGTAG
- the LOC131219049 gene encoding hydroquinone glucosyltransferase-like — MNPRKPTPQLSQTHLLRSTNLPQGLNIIHLPPADVSGLFPADAAIETRISVIVRESVPALRSALAELARPTILVVDIFGTDTFPIADELHMPKYVFFTSTAMLLALLMYLPTLDVAVTGEYVHLQEPLQIPGCKPIQIENMMDPLQDRKNDRYLWVLHQARRYTMAQGILVNTCEDLEPRTINALREDPVLRQIPTPSVHPVGPIIQSETPLLSGNECLAWLDRQPDESVIYV, encoded by the exons atGAACCCTCGGAAG CCGACGCCTCAGCTATCCCAAACCCACCTTCTCCGCTCCACAAATCTTCCACAAGGCCTTAACATCATCCACCTCCCACCGGCCGACGTCTCTGGACTGTTCCCGGCCGACGCTGCGATAGAGACCCGAATATCTGTAATCGTTAGAGAATCAGTCCCTGCCCTTCGGTCCGCGCTAGCTGAGTTGGCGCGGCCCACCATCCTCGTCGTCGACATCTTCGGCACCGACACGTTCCCGATAGCAGATGAGCTACACATGCCTAAGTACGTGTTCTTCACATCGACAGCGATGCTGCTAGCTCTCCTCATGTATTTGCCAACGCTCGACGTGGCGGTTACAGGCGAGTACGTCCATCTCCAAGAACCGCTGCAGATTCCTGGCTGCAAGCCTATCCAGATTGAGAACATGATGGACCCGTTGCAGGACCGGAAGAACGATCGGTACCTATGGGTGTTACACCAAGCACGCCGATACACAATGGCCCAGGGAATTCTAGTTAACACGTGTGAAGATCTTGAGCCAAGAACCATCAACGCCTTGAGAGAGGACCCTGTACTAAGGCAAATCCCAACACCATCTGTTCATCCTGTGGGCCCGATAATACAATCAGAAACCCCATTACTTTCAGGAAATGAGTGTTTGGCATGGTTGGACCGGCAACCGGATGAATCAGTCATATATGTGTAG
- the LOC131218228 gene encoding anthocyanidin 3-O-glucosyltransferase 5-like, translating to SAEQITELAWGLELSRQPFLWVVRPPSGNEKSATYLTSGGQCSHPSEYLPDGFLTRTQGIGLVVPSWGPQREILRHKATGGFLTHCGWNSTLESIVYGVPMIAWPLFAEQKMNASTLTEELKVAVQPLVSLESEGVRREEIERVVRLVMESEDGKALRSRVKEVRDSVLRGLDEGGSSYNSLSHVVNEWKICLQKPKGNVE from the coding sequence TCAGCTGAGCAGATTACTGAGCTGGCATGGGGGTTGGAGTTGAGTCGGCAACCATTCCTTTGGGTGGTCCGTCCGCCTAGTGGAAATGAGAAATCGGCAACTTACTTAACGTCAGGCGGGCAATGCAGCCACCCGTCGGAGTACTTGCCAGATGGGTTTCTAACAAGGACACAAGGAATTGGATTGGTGGTTCCTTCGTGGGGCCCGCAGAGAGAGATCTTGAGACATAAGGCGACAGGTGGATTTCTAACCCATTGCGGGTGGAATTCTACGCTAGAGAGCATTGTCTATGGTGTGCCAATGATCGCCTGGCCACTCTTTGCTGAGCAGAAGATGAATGCATCGACATTGACAGAGGAGCTCAAGGTTGCAGTTCAACCGCTGGTGTCTCTGGAGAGTGAAGGAGTGAGACGAGAGGAGATCGAGAGGGTGGTGAGATTGGTGATGGAGAGTGAAGATGGAAAGGCGTTGAGGAGCAGGGTGAAGGAGGTGAGGGACAGTGTCTTGAGAGGTTTGGATGAGGGTGGTTCCTCGTATAATTCGCTTTCTCATGTTGTCAATGAATGGAAAATCTGTCTCCAAAAGCCCAAGGGAAATGTAGAGTAG
- the LOC131218538 gene encoding anthocyanidin 3-O-glucosyltransferase 5-like: MATQNPHVAILPSPGMGHIIPLLEFGKRLATLNGFHVSLFIPTTDASAAQSHFFRSINLPQGLHIIHLPPANVSGLIPTDATIETRLSIIIRESVPTLRSALADLALPTILVVDIFGTDAFSIAEELNIPKYVFFTSTAMLLAFLMYLPKLDVEVTGEYVHLQEPVRIPGCKPIKIENLVDALQDRKNDRYGWMLHHARQYRMAQGILVNTCEGLEPRTIKALREDPILRKIPTPSVHPVGPIIQSEAPLLSGKDCLMWLDRQPDESVIYVSFGSGGTLSAEQMTELAWGLELSRQPFLWVVRPPSGNEKSATYFTSGGRCNHPSEYLPDGFLTRNRGIGLVVPSWGPQREILSHKATGGFLTHCGWNSTLESIVYGVPMIAWPLYAEQKLNASTLTEELKVAVRPIVLPEKEGVGREEIKRVVRLVMDVEDGKALRGRVKEVRDSVLKGLDEGGSSYNSLSHVVDEWKISLQTSRGNVE; encoded by the coding sequence ATGGCCACCCAAAACCCTCACGTGGCAATCCTCCCCAGCCCCGGTATGGGCCACATCATCCCCCTCCTAGAGTTCGGTAAACGGTTAGCCACTCTCAACGGATTCCACGTAAGCTTGTTCATCCCAACAACCGATGCCTCAGCTGCCCAATCCCACTTCTTCCGCTCCATAAATCTTCCCCAAGGCCTTCACATCATCCACCTCCCACCGGCCAACGTCTCTGGACTGATCCCTACCGACGCCACGATAGAGACCCGATTGTCTATCATCATTAGAGAATCAGTCCCCACCCTTCGGTCTGCGCTAGCTGACTTGGCACTGCCCACCATCCTCGTTGTCGACATCTTCGGCACCGACGCATTCTCGATTGCAGAAGAGCTAAACATACCTAAATATGTATTCTTCACATCGACGGCAATGCTGCTAGCGTTCCTGATGTATTTGCCAAAGCTCGATGTGGAGGTTACAGGCGAGTACGTCCATCTCCAAGAACCAGTACGGATTCCCGGCTGCAAGCCTATCAAGATCGAGAACTTGGTCGATGCATTGCAGGACCGGAAGAACGATCGGTACGGATGGATGTTACACCATGCACGCCAATACAGAATGGCCCAAGGAATTCTAGTTAACACATGTGAAGGTCTTGAGCCAAGAACAATCAAGGCCTTGAGAGAGGACCCGATTCTAAGGAAAATCCCAACACCATCCGTTCATCCAGTGGGCCCGATAATACAATCAGAAGCTCCATTGCTTTCAGGAAAAGATTGTTTGATGTGGTTGGACCGGCAACCGGATGAATCAGTCATATATGTGTCGTTCGGGAGTGGTGGGACACTATCAGCTGAGCAGATGACTGAGCTGGCGTGGGGGTTGGAGTTGAGTCGGCAACCATTCCTTTGGGTGGTCCGTCCGCCTAGTGGAAATGAGAAATCAGCAACTTATTTCACATCAGGTGGGCGATGCAACCACCCATCGGAGTACTTGCCAGATGGGTTTCTAACAAGGAACCGGGGAATTGGGTTGGTGGTTCCGTCGTGGGGACCGCAGAGAGAGATCTTGAGCCACAAGGCGACGGGGGGATTTCTAACGCATTGTGGGTGGAATTCGACACTAGAGAGCATTGTCTATGGAGTGCCCATGATCGCCTGGCCGCTCTATGCCGAGCAGAAGCTGAATGCATCGACATTGACAGAGGAGCTCAAGGTTGCAGTTCGACCTATAGTGTTGCCGGAGAAGGAAGGAGTGGGACGAGAGGAGATCAAGAGGGTGGTGAGATTGGTGATGGACGTTGAAGATGGAAAGGCCTTGAGGGGCAGGGTGAAGGAGGTGAGGGACAGTGTCTTGAAGGGTTTGGATGAAGGGGGTTCCTCATATAATTCGCTTTCTCATGTTGTCGATGAATGGAAAATCAGTCTCCAAACGTCCAGAGGAAACGTAGAGTAG